CCCCCAGGGATCTCGATGCCCTGGAACAGATCGCCACTGAATCCGGCCCTGGCTTCACCTCCCTGATGCCGGATCGCGATGCCCTGAGTCGAAAGATCGATCACTCGGGGGAAAGCTTCGCCCGAACGGTAACGAAGCCAGGCGATGAACATTATCTTTTCGTGCTGGAGGACAGCACGACCGGCGATATTATGGGCACCACCGGAATTGAAGCCGCCGCTGGCGTCAACCGCCCTCTCGTCCATTTCCGTCGCAATGCCGTTATTCATCACGCAGAAGATCGACAGAAACGTCAGATTGAGGAAAGCCTGACCCGTTGCCAGCACTACACCGGTTGCACCGAGGTCTGTTCGCTGTACCTTCGGCCTGAATTTCGACGGGCCAATGCCGGCAAACTGCTCTCCAGGGTGCGTTTTCTCTTCATGGCCCTGCACCCGGAGCGGTTCGCAGACACCGTGATCGCAGAAATGCGAGGTGTTTCAGATGCTTCTGGCCAATCCCCATTCTGGGACTGGCTCAGGCACCAGGTGGCTGATCTGGATTTCATGTCTGCAACACAGCTGGCCTGCTGCGGCCAGAGCGGCTTCATTGACCGCTTCATCCCCGCCACACCCTTGTATCTCCGGCAAATGACCAGTGAAGCCATCGCGGCTATCGGCCAGGTGCACGAGGATACCCGTGCGGCGCGGCATATGCTGGAACGCGAAGGCTTTCGCCACCGGGGGTTCGTGGATCTTCTGGACGGTGGACCGACCCTGGAGTGCCGCAGGTCAGACATTGCCAGCGTCCGGGAAACCTACATGGCAAACACCGTGACCGGGCAACAGGATCCGGCGGACAATTCGGGAGGAACCGGTAAATCCGCTATAGTTGCCAATGCCAGTTGTTCAGAATTCAGGGCTACGGTGACCGATCAGGTCTGGCCGACCGCATACAGCAATGACCTTGTGGTGGAACCGCAAATCGCAAATCAACTGGACCTTGGCGACGGCAGTCTGGTGTGCTGCCTGCCCCTGGGCCAGACCAGCAAGCAGTCACAGAAGCGCCAACCGCCCCGTCACAAACAGGCTAATGAGGAGATTCGCTATGCATACTGATCCGGACACCCTGTTCGAGAGGCTATGGGAGTCCTATCGGCAGGTGACCCCCTCTGCCGAACGTATACATAAAATCCTGGGCGCCGAAGAGGGGCAGGCCATCGTCAACGATCATATTGCGCTTCGCACCTTCAATCTGGATCCGGTGCGCCTGGACGCCCTGGCCGAGCACTTTCTCAGCCTCGGCTACCGTCAGGGCGGTGAATACCATTTCGAGGCTAAGAAACTCTATGCCAGGCATTATGAGCACCCCTCCCTGGAGCTTCCCAAGGTTTTCATCTCCGAGCTGCTGGTGGAGCAATGTTCGCCGGAGTTACAGTCTGTGGTGAAGCGGCTTGTTGAACAGGTAAGGCCGGAAGCGGTTGCCGCCGATGATTTCCTGTATTCGGGGCGCCACTGGCAAGTCGATTACGGCACCTACCGCGAGTTGATGAAGGAAAGCGAATACGCGGCCTGGATGGCCGCCTGGGGCTATCGCGCCAACCATTTCACGGTCAGCATCAACCATCTGGACCAGTTCCGCTCGGTGCCGGAAATCAACCAGTTGCTGAAAGCTCATGGCTACAAGGTAAATGCATCTGGCGGGGAGGTGAAGGGCTCGCCGGAAGACCTGCTGGAGCAATCATCAACCATGGCTGACCGTGTACCTGTGGCGTTTGCCGACCAGACAGTGACCATACCCAGCTGTTTCTACGAGTTTGCCCTGCGTTATCCGAAACCCGATGGCCAGCTCTACTCGGGTTTCGTGGCGGCATCCGCCGACAAGATCTTCGAAAGCACAAACGCTGGCAGCTGATCCAGCGCGTCAGATCTGACCGTCAAGACCACCCCTGCTCGCCGAGCAGGGGGACAAACCGCACCGCGCCCAGGTTATCGGTCCGGAATCCATCCTCTGCCAGGCGGGTAACGCGCATTAGTGTCTGCACGGAATGCTCCGAGCCCACCGGAATGACCAGGTGCCCGCCAACTGCAAGCTGATGCGTTAACGAATCGGGCACAGCTGGCGCGCCCGCAGCCACGACGATACCGTCGTAAGGCTGGTGCTCCGGCCACCCCATGGTGCCGTCGCCGCAGCAAACCTCGACATTGTCAAACCCCTCGGCGGCAAGCGTACGGGCAGCGCGATCGGCCAGTTCCTCTACCCGTTCAATACTGAACACCTCACCGGCAATGCACCCGAGAACCGCGGCGGCATACCCGGAGCCGGTACCTATGTCGAGAACCCTTTCCCCGCCCTCCAGGTCCAGGGCTTCTGTCATTAACGCCACGATATAAGGCTGAGAAATTGTCTGCCCGGCCCCTATAGGCAGGGGGCTGTCATCGTAGGCGCAGTCCCGCATGCGCTCGGGAACGAAGCGTTCACGCGCCACCCGGCCCATGGCCTCGAGCACCAGCGGCGATTCGATTCCCCGGGCACGAAGCTGATATTCCACCATGGAAGCTCTGCGCGATTCGAAGCCATTATCCCGATTCATTGTCTTGATCCCTTCCCGTGGTCTGGCTGATTACCGGAAGTTACAAAGCAGTAACTTTTTTACAACGGCGCACCCAACATTATCTGACTACTTTTTAGTCACCGGCAATGACAGATACAACTACCGAACGCCAAAAACAACAAACGTGCAACGGGAAGGAACACCGGGAACCCCGTTGTCGAGGAGGAGAAATGTCAACATCCGTGAACCATCTTGACGAGCGCACGCGGGATTCCTCCGATTTGCTCGAAGAGATCATGCCCTCAGCCATCACCCTTGCCATGATGCTTCGCCACCGGAAAATGGCTGCCTGGCTGCGTACCGAATTTGATGGCTACCAGGATGTTGCAGCCGCACCGCCCTACCGGCGTGGTTTGCATGGACACATCGTTGCCAAATCTCCCCAATACGGCTGGATTCCTGCACCGGTAGATGATCAGCAAAAAGAGGAATTCGGTTACATGGACCTGCCCGAGGGGGTAAAAGCCCTCGAGAAAATCTGTGTGAACTGCAAAAAGGGCAACGGCAACCGGGTGCTGCTGGAAAAAGACGAGATGGCGGTGCTGCAGAAGCAGATCAATCTGACGGCCGAACTGGCCATCAATCTGAGCCGCGACGCCTATTGCCGGCTGCTGAGAACCGTTCGCGCCGCGATCTACCTCTGGACCCAGGACCTTATGGCCGAGGGTATTGCCGGAGAACACAATCACTACAGCCCGGATGAGCGGGCTAAAGTGGCCCACCTGGATGAACCCGAGAAGTTCTGGCGACGGGCCATGGAAGAAGTCGACAACCTCCCGATACCGGACGTGCGAGAGGTTGGGTTCTTCGAGAGGGTGTTCGGACGCGCGGGCTGAAGCCCGCCACTCCGCTTACCACAAGACGCTGACAATCCCGATGCTGCTCACCAGCAGCAGCACCGTACCCAACAACCGGAAGAAGACCGGAGTCTCTGCCCGGAGAATCCGGTCGTGAGCGTAAAGCCCGATGACATGGCCCACCGCGGCACAGGGCAATAGCCAGAGGTGGTGGATAATCTGAAGATCGACGCCGGCCCACACGAAAGCGGCCATTTTGATCAGCACCAGAATAAACCACAGGGCAAACAAGGTATCCCTGAGTTTCTCTTTCGGCAAATGCTGGGCTGCCACGGCTATGATCAGGGGGGCGCCGATCAGGGATGTACCGCTGATGTAGCCCCCCACCATCAGGAAGATCGCATCCACCGTTTTGCTGCCACTGCGGAACGGCCGGTTAACGATGTAGGAGATCGAATAAAGCGCCACGATCACGAATATGATGGCGCTGAGAATGTCGGACGGCATAGTAATCAGGCCAAACACGCCAATCAGCTTGGGCACGATCATGATGCCGAGAATTCGCCAGAGGTATTGCCAGTCGACGGTTCCCGTTCCCGCCTGACGTTGCTCACCCGACCCTCTGCGGTTGTTCATCCAGATGGTCAGGGAAGAAAACACAAGGAGATGAACCGCAATGATCGGCAAGAAGACCAATGGTTGATCCAGAACCAGCAGCAAGAATGGCAGGGACAGAACGGCACCACCAAATCCCAGCCCAGAACGGACAAAACCACTCCAGACGAAAATCAGTGCAATCAGCAGATATTGGTAAATTGCGAGATCAGACATGGATTCCCGGTTGTCGTCAAAAGGGCCGTCATTTGTCCGGAACTGGTCTAAACTCAGCTATTTGCGAAGAAAAATAACATTGTCCGGAGGATGAGAATGGCCCTGTCATGGAAACAGAAGTTCCTGTTGTTGATTGTTGCCACACTGATTGGCCTGGCCATTGCCACACTGGCATCACTGAGCGGGCTTGGCAGGGTATCGGACGCGTACGAGGCCCAAAGCGAAGCGAGAGCCTACGAATCAGCATCCCTCACCCTGCTGAACGACTGGCTGGGTCTCGAGAGAATGAGCGAAAGCCTGGAGCCAAACCAGGTTGAAACCTATCAGGAGCGGCTGGCGTCACTGGCCACCCAGTCATCGGCACTCAATGAATCAGCGCAAACCCTCCCGGGCGACGCCGTAAAGACCACGGCACAACAAATCCACAAACAGGTTGCGGAGTATACCCGACTTCGCACGCAATGGCTGGCCCTGAGCCAACAACTCGGGCTCACCCCGTCGGATGGCCTGAGAGCAACGATGTCCAATGCGATTGATGAGAGGCTCCGGCAAATCAGCATCTCGATCTTCAACGACGACATCAACACCATCGCCTCTACCTACCGCGATTACCTGGCAACCTTCGACGCGACCTACGCCCAGACCACACGGGAAGCATTGGAGCGGATGCAGGCCACGGTCACAGAAATGGATTGGCAGGAAATCGACATTGGCAAGGCGGTACAGGCCTTCGACGATGCTTTTTCCGACGCCGAGACGCTGATCGCGGATCTGTCCGCGATCGAGAACCAGCTCGCGGGCGCCGGCACTCAAATCAGGGATCTGATCTCGGAACAGAACACCCTGCTCCGCCGGGAGATCATTGTGGCAACGAGCGAACAGGCTGACACAGCCAGGACAGCTTCAACATGGCTCATCGTTGCAACCGCCGCAGCGGTCGTCATCATCCTCGTACTCACACTCACGACGGCCTCCAGCACCCTGGTCAGGCGGCTCAATGAAACCGTAAACCTGCTGACCCGGGTTGCTGGCGGGGACCTCAGCCAACGCCTCGAGCCGGGCCGCAATCCGAATGATGAATTCAACCGCCTTGGCCAGGCGGCGAACAAAATGCTGGACGATGTCTCGGATGTTATCGGCCAGGTCGTCGAGGGTAATCGGACGCTGTCAGTGCTTCAGACCGAACTGAACGCACTGATCGATCAGATGGGAAAAAACGGCGAACAGGTCGAAGATGAAACCGAGCAAACGGCGACGGCGGTTCAGGAGATTTCCCACACCGCAGTGGATATTGCCCAGTACACCCAATCCGTCAATGACGCCGTTCAGAGCGCCAACGGGGCCGCCCATTCCGGTGCCGAGGTGGTCAGGCGCAGCGCCAAAACCATGACCGAACTTGCCGAGCGGATTCAGAAAACCCACGATCAGGTAAGCCAGCTGAGCAAAACCGGAGAGAAGGTCAACTCTATCGTCGGCGTCATTAACGGTCTCGCTGAGCAGACCAACCTGCTGGCTCTCAATGCCGCTATCGAGGCCGCAAGAGCCGGCGAGGCCGGGCGAGGCTTTTCTGTTGTGGCAGACGAAGTTCGATCCCTGGCAGAAAAAACCGTATCTGCCACTAATGGCATCGCCGACATCGTGGAGTCACTGAACTGTGAAACCCAGGCGATATCCGGACTAATGAAAGAGGGCCTCAAGTCCGCCGGCGAGGGTGAGGAAAGTTCAAAAGAGGCGGCTCACTCGATCGAGCAGATCACCAGCTCCATCCAACAACTGGCGGGGGATATGAACCAGGTGGTGTCGTCGGTTGAGGGGATATCAACCACCACCGAGGAAATCGCCCAGAAGGTTGAGCAGATTCACGGCCACACGCGAGAAACCGCGGATATCCGCCAAAAGCTCAACGCCCACATCGAGCGACTGTCGTCCCAGGTAACAGCCTTGACCCAGGCCTCCCAGGGCTTTCGGCTCTGACTCGCTGAAACAGCGGTTGCGCGGGCGGTTTACAGAGGTTAGCATACCCGATACTGTACATTTAAACAGTATCGGGTATGCCCATGAAAACTCGCGCCACCGCCCTGAATCCCCACAACCGTTTCCAGCCCATTGTTACTGACCGAGAGGTCGACCCCGACTGGTATAACGATCCCGAGGACGACCTCAATCCCGATACCCTGGCCACTGAAGTCATTGAGGAAACCGCAAGATCCATCATCAGCCGCAATACCTCTCCGGATGTGCCATTTGATCAGTCCATAAACCCCTATCGCGGCTGCGAGCACGCGTGTATTTACTGCTTTGCCCGCCCTACCCATGCGTACTGGGACATGTCACCAGGGCTGGATTTCGAGACCCGGCTGATCGCCAAGCCGAACGCTGCAGCGCAGCTGCGAGAAGAATTGGACAAGCCCGGCTACCGGGTTTCGCCGATTGCCTTGGGTGTCAATACCGATGCCTACCAGCCCCTTGAACGGGATCAGAAAATCACCCGCCAGGTGCTGGAGGTTCTTGCCGAGTACCGCCACCCGGTATCGATCATTACCAAGGGTGCTCTCATTCTCAGGGACCTTGATCTCCTCGCCGAGATGGCCTCCGAGGGGCTCTGTTCTGTGCGTATCAGCCTCACCAGTCTCAGCAACGATCTGAAACGACGCATGGAGCCAAGGACAGCCGCTCCGGCCACTCGCCTGAAGATGATCAGGCAGCTCTCGGCGGCCGGCATTCCAACCGGGATTATCCTTGGACCGGTGATCCCCTTCATCAACGATCACGAAATCGAGTCCATTCTCGAAGCCTCTGCGGACGCGGGCGCTACCCGCGCCAGCTGGATTATGCTCCGATTGCCCCACGAACTGGACGAACTGTTCCAGGACTGGCTGCACCGGCATTTTCCGCAAAGGGCAGAGCATGTGATGAACCGGATGCGCGACCTGCGAGGCGGCAAGAGTTACGACGCCACCTTTGGCCGCAGGATGACCGGCACGGGCCCCTACTCGGATCTGATTCGCCAACGCTTCACCAAAAAGGCACGACGGCTTGGGCTCAACCTCCATGAAGAGGAACCGCTGCGGAAGGATCTTTTCCGGCGACCAGGTGGGGAACAAATGCCACTGTGGTAGCATCAAAGTATCGTCCCTCCGACCACCGCAATTTAATGCCTCTCAAGGATGAGGTGGAGAACATCCATGCATGGAATCAGACGTTGTTACCTCGCCCCGACCTTGTTTGCCCTGTTTGCCACCCTCTGGCAACCCAGCTGCCTGGCCGCAGACGAAGCCATTGTCTCCAGGATTGAAGCCATGGAGGCCGGTTTCCCGGTGCAGGTGCTCGGAAACAGGTTAATGGCCCATCAGGCACTGTCTGCCTTTTATGGCGCCAACGGATACCAGCGAGTATGGCAATCAGCCGAGCTTCGCCGGCAATTGATTGATTCGGTTGAACAAGCCAGCGATGACGGCCTGAACCCGGCTGACTATCACGCGGATATTCTTTCCGGGCTGACGCTCAGACCCATGAGCGATTTCTCTGAGGACCTGAGGGCCGATCTGGATCTGCTTTTCTCTGACGCCTTTCTGATGCTCAGCTCACATATGCTGGTCGGCAAGGTCAACCCACAAACGGTCCACGCCGAGTGGACGGCCAATCGGCGCCAACGCCAGATGGAATCCGTTCTGCGGGATGCGTTGGAGCGCTCGGACATCACCGGCACACTGTATTCGTTGCGGCCATCCGATCCCGCCTACCGAAAGTTGATGACTGCACGACAGGAACTGACCAGATTGCTGGGCCAGCCCTGGTTACCTCTGGCCTCTCGCCCGACCATTCGCCCCGGCGACAGCGATGAGCGGCTGAGTGAAATTCGCCGCAGACTCTCTCTGTTGGGAGAGCTTGCGCAGGGAACTGAAACCGGTACGGATCCGCTTGTCTACGATGCGGAACTTGAAGCCGCAATGATGGGTTTCCAGGCCCGACATGGTCTTGAATCCGATGGTCTTATCGGGCGCGACACCGTAGCGGCCCTTAACCTGATGCCGGTGGAACGACTGCGCCAGATTGACGCCACGCTCGAACGTTGGCGCTGGCTGCCGGAAACCCTGGGCGACACTTATGTACTGGTCAATATCGCCGGATTTGAGATGAAGATGGTCGAAAACGGGGAAGAAGTGCTGCGCAAACGGGTCATCGTGGGCCAGCCCTTCCGTCAAACCCCGGTGTTCAGCGACCGCATCCGGTATCTGGTATTCAATCCCACCTGGACCGTACCGCGCACAGTGATGATTCAGGATCAGCTGCCACAGATAGTCCGGGATCCGGACTATCTCCCCCGACTCAATATCAGCGTTTACCGTGGCTGGGGCGCTGACCGGCAAAAGCTGGATCCGCTGGACGTTGACTGGTCATCACTGAACCGGAATAACTTCCCCTACCAATTGGTGCAGGAACCCGGCCCCCAGAATGCCCTGGGGCAGGTTAAGTTCATGTTTCCGAACCAGTACGATGTTTACCTTCACGATACGCCGGGTCGCGGGCTGTTTTCCCGGGCCGAGCGATCGTTCAGTTCTGGCTGTATCCGGGTGGAGCAACCGTTCGATCTGGCAGAGCGGCTTCTGGCATCGACGCCCGGCTGGTCCAGGGAAAAGATTGACCGGGTGGTTTCCGGGGCAGAACCGGAGACGGTCGTGCTTCCGAAACCCGTGCCTGTGCATATCCAGTACTGGACGTCGTGGGTGGACAACGGGGGACAACTGCAGTTCCGCAATGATTTGTACAACCGCGACGCCCGCCTGATCGACCAGCTCCGGAAAACCGCCGAGGGGGATACGCGCTACACTACTCCGGTATCCGTCGCGAATCCGGAACGGGCGAAGCTCTGAAACAGGATACACCCATCAGTTGAGGAGAAATCATGAAACAGATTCTGCTCGTGGTTTTCGGGATACTGATACTCCAGGGCTGTCTGTCGCTGCCCGCCGGCCAGGACGGGATTGAGGCCGACACTGTCTTCGTCAGCGCCAGTCATTGTCTCAACGAATACCTGGATGATCTCGAGAAGGTGCATTACGGCCCCTGTCTCAAGATCATTGCTATCAATGGCGAAGAGCCGGATGTAAGAGAGGATGGCTTTGTTGAACTACCGGTAGCCACAGCGCTGACCATCGGCGTGAGCTGTGTATATCGCCACGCCGACGGCTCGCCAATTCCGGCAACCATGGAAAATTCGGACTTCTCCGTGAGCGAAACCACATTCGCAGAACCCGGCCAGCGTTGGTATCTTCACGCCCACAAACAGGCCCGAGGCGTCGTCGGCTGTGCCCCTACCCTGTCGCGTTCGGTCTATCCAACCCATGACACGGATTGATTCCTGATGACCAACAAAATTGATATCCATTACTGCACGGGTTGCCGCTGGCTTTTGCGCTCGGCCTGGATGGCACAGGAACTGCTGACGACTTTCGAAGGCGAAATCAGTGAACTGAGCCTACACCCGGGTACCGGCGGAATTTTTGAGGTATGGGTGAACGACCATCGCATCTGGTCCCGCAAAGACGACGGCGGCTTTCCGGAAATCACAAAGCTCAAGCAGCTGGTTCGGGACCAGATCGCACCGGGACGCTCGCTTGGGCACTCCGACTCAAAAACCTGAGCTACAGAACAATCATTCAAAAATATTGACAGGCTGCGTCGATATTCTTCGCTTTAAGAGTCCGAGGCGCGGCCCGATAGTAGTTGCCCATCAATTCACTTATATGTGAGGGTATCTATGAGCGACGTGATGCAATCCATAAAGTTCAACACCATTGAGGTACCTAACCGATTCGCCCTGGCACCGATGACGCGGACCAGCGCAGAGCCAGACGGCACTCCGAATGCCCTGATGGCCGATCACTACGAAGGCTATGCAAAAGGCGGCTTCGGGCTGGTGATCACTGAAGGCACCTACACCGACGACAAGGCAAGTCAGGGCTATGCCAACCAACCCGGCATCATAAACCAGGAACAGATCGATGGCTGGAAAGCCATTGTCGATCGGGTTCACGCCGCAGGCAGCAAAATGCTTGTTCAGCTTATGCACGCCGGCGCGCAGTTCCAGGCAAACCGTTTCACGGAACAGCCCCAGGGCCCCAGTGAAGTCACACCCAAAGGCGCACCGCTTGGGTTTTACGGTGACCAGACTGAATGGCAAACCCCTGCGGCCATGACCAAGGCCGACATTCAGGCGGCTGTTGATGGTTTCGCAAAATCCGCCGCCAATGCGAAGGCCGCCGGGTTTGACGGCATCGAGATTCACGGTGCCAATGGCTACCTGTTGAATCAGTTCCTGAGCACGTATTTCAATCGCCGCGAGGATGAGTACGGCGGAGCACTGGAAAACCGGCTTCGCCTGGTGGTGGAAGTCGTCCGCGCAGTAAGGGAGGCTGTTGGCGAGAACTTTACCGTCGGCATTCGACTGTCCCAAGGCACCGTAACCGACCCCGACTACCAGTTGCCCGAAGGTGCAGCAGGGTTCCGCCAAATTGTGGAGGCCGTGCGTGATGCCGGTGCCGACTTCGTTCACACCACCGACGGTGACGTGAACCGGAAGCACTTTGTGGAAGGAGATGAAAGTCTGGCTAGCGTGGCGGCCAGCGTTGAAGGCATCAACCTGATCCTCAATGGCAGCATTGATGAAACCAATTGCCAGGACGTTGCCAACCAGTTCCCCCACACCCTGCTTGCGGTCGGCAAGAAAGCGCTCGCAAACCCCGACTTCGTGCAGCGACTCAAAGACGGCAAAGAGATAGCAGACATCGATTTCGCGATGCTGCAACCGAAGGCCACGATTACCAACGAACTGGCCTGGCGCAAGCAAAACGCCGCCTGATCGTCTCTCCCTCCCTATCGATGTTGCAGGAGGAACCCAGCTGGGTTTCTCCTGCGTAGCTACTTCGAACTGCTATGCTGACATCACAAGCGAAAGGGAGACTGAATGACCTCTGACATCAGTATTGTCTGGCTGGGAACCATGGCCAGTCTGTTGGCAGGCCTCGCCAGCGGCGTCGGCGCTCTGGGCGTGTTCCTTGTTCGCACCCTGACCCATAAACTGCAGGACGGAATGCTCGCGTCGGCCG
This genomic stretch from Marinobacter salsuginis harbors:
- a CDS encoding PA0069 family radical SAM protein, whose translation is MKTRATALNPHNRFQPIVTDREVDPDWYNDPEDDLNPDTLATEVIEETARSIISRNTSPDVPFDQSINPYRGCEHACIYCFARPTHAYWDMSPGLDFETRLIAKPNAAAQLREELDKPGYRVSPIALGVNTDAYQPLERDQKITRQVLEVLAEYRHPVSIITKGALILRDLDLLAEMASEGLCSVRISLTSLSNDLKRRMEPRTAAPATRLKMIRQLSAAGIPTGIILGPVIPFINDHEIESILEASADAGATRASWIMLRLPHELDELFQDWLHRHFPQRAEHVMNRMRDLRGGKSYDATFGRRMTGTGPYSDLIRQRFTKKARRLGLNLHEEEPLRKDLFRRPGGEQMPLW
- a CDS encoding DUF1338 domain-containing protein, producing the protein MHTDPDTLFERLWESYRQVTPSAERIHKILGAEEGQAIVNDHIALRTFNLDPVRLDALAEHFLSLGYRQGGEYHFEAKKLYARHYEHPSLELPKVFISELLVEQCSPELQSVVKRLVEQVRPEAVAADDFLYSGRHWQVDYGTYRELMKESEYAAWMAAWGYRANHFTVSINHLDQFRSVPEINQLLKAHGYKVNASGGEVKGSPEDLLEQSSTMADRVPVAFADQTVTIPSCFYEFALRYPKPDGQLYSGFVAASADKIFESTNAGS
- a CDS encoding arginine N-succinyltransferase; this translates as MIIRPIAPRDLDALEQIATESGPGFTSLMPDRDALSRKIDHSGESFARTVTKPGDEHYLFVLEDSTTGDIMGTTGIEAAAGVNRPLVHFRRNAVIHHAEDRQKRQIEESLTRCQHYTGCTEVCSLYLRPEFRRANAGKLLSRVRFLFMALHPERFADTVIAEMRGVSDASGQSPFWDWLRHQVADLDFMSATQLACCGQSGFIDRFIPATPLYLRQMTSEAIAAIGQVHEDTRAARHMLEREGFRHRGFVDLLDGGPTLECRRSDIASVRETYMANTVTGQQDPADNSGGTGKSAIVANASCSEFRATVTDQVWPTAYSNDLVVEPQIANQLDLGDGSLVCCLPLGQTSKQSQKRQPPRHKQANEEIRYAY
- a CDS encoding methyl-accepting chemotaxis protein — its product is MALSWKQKFLLLIVATLIGLAIATLASLSGLGRVSDAYEAQSEARAYESASLTLLNDWLGLERMSESLEPNQVETYQERLASLATQSSALNESAQTLPGDAVKTTAQQIHKQVAEYTRLRTQWLALSQQLGLTPSDGLRATMSNAIDERLRQISISIFNDDINTIASTYRDYLATFDATYAQTTREALERMQATVTEMDWQEIDIGKAVQAFDDAFSDAETLIADLSAIENQLAGAGTQIRDLISEQNTLLRREIIVATSEQADTARTASTWLIVATAAAVVIILVLTLTTASSTLVRRLNETVNLLTRVAGGDLSQRLEPGRNPNDEFNRLGQAANKMLDDVSDVIGQVVEGNRTLSVLQTELNALIDQMGKNGEQVEDETEQTATAVQEISHTAVDIAQYTQSVNDAVQSANGAAHSGAEVVRRSAKTMTELAERIQKTHDQVSQLSKTGEKVNSIVGVINGLAEQTNLLALNAAIEAARAGEAGRGFSVVADEVRSLAEKTVSATNGIADIVESLNCETQAISGLMKEGLKSAGEGEESSKEAAHSIEQITSSIQQLAGDMNQVVSSVEGISTTTEEIAQKVEQIHGHTRETADIRQKLNAHIERLSSQVTALTQASQGFRL
- a CDS encoding protein-L-isoaspartate(D-aspartate) O-methyltransferase, producing MNRDNGFESRRASMVEYQLRARGIESPLVLEAMGRVARERFVPERMRDCAYDDSPLPIGAGQTISQPYIVALMTEALDLEGGERVLDIGTGSGYAAAVLGCIAGEVFSIERVEELADRAARTLAAEGFDNVEVCCGDGTMGWPEHQPYDGIVVAAGAPAVPDSLTHQLAVGGHLVIPVGSEHSVQTLMRVTRLAEDGFRTDNLGAVRFVPLLGEQGWS
- a CDS encoding L,D-transpeptidase family protein; the encoded protein is MHGIRRCYLAPTLFALFATLWQPSCLAADEAIVSRIEAMEAGFPVQVLGNRLMAHQALSAFYGANGYQRVWQSAELRRQLIDSVEQASDDGLNPADYHADILSGLTLRPMSDFSEDLRADLDLLFSDAFLMLSSHMLVGKVNPQTVHAEWTANRRQRQMESVLRDALERSDITGTLYSLRPSDPAYRKLMTARQELTRLLGQPWLPLASRPTIRPGDSDERLSEIRRRLSLLGELAQGTETGTDPLVYDAELEAAMMGFQARHGLESDGLIGRDTVAALNLMPVERLRQIDATLERWRWLPETLGDTYVLVNIAGFEMKMVENGEEVLRKRVIVGQPFRQTPVFSDRIRYLVFNPTWTVPRTVMIQDQLPQIVRDPDYLPRLNISVYRGWGADRQKLDPLDVDWSSLNRNNFPYQLVQEPGPQNALGQVKFMFPNQYDVYLHDTPGRGLFSRAERSFSSGCIRVEQPFDLAERLLASTPGWSREKIDRVVSGAEPETVVLPKPVPVHIQYWTSWVDNGGQLQFRNDLYNRDARLIDQLRKTAEGDTRYTTPVSVANPERAKL
- a CDS encoding TSUP family transporter, with translation MSDLAIYQYLLIALIFVWSGFVRSGLGFGGAVLSLPFLLLVLDQPLVFLPIIAVHLLVFSSLTIWMNNRRGSGEQRQAGTGTVDWQYLWRILGIMIVPKLIGVFGLITMPSDILSAIIFVIVALYSISYIVNRPFRSGSKTVDAIFLMVGGYISGTSLIGAPLIIAVAAQHLPKEKLRDTLFALWFILVLIKMAAFVWAGVDLQIIHHLWLLPCAAVGHVIGLYAHDRILRAETPVFFRLLGTVLLLVSSIGIVSVLW
- a CDS encoding SelT/SelW/SelH family protein, translated to MTNKIDIHYCTGCRWLLRSAWMAQELLTTFEGEISELSLHPGTGGIFEVWVNDHRIWSRKDDGGFPEITKLKQLVRDQIAPGRSLGHSDSKT
- a CDS encoding NADH:flavin oxidoreductase, with protein sequence MSDVMQSIKFNTIEVPNRFALAPMTRTSAEPDGTPNALMADHYEGYAKGGFGLVITEGTYTDDKASQGYANQPGIINQEQIDGWKAIVDRVHAAGSKMLVQLMHAGAQFQANRFTEQPQGPSEVTPKGAPLGFYGDQTEWQTPAAMTKADIQAAVDGFAKSAANAKAAGFDGIEIHGANGYLLNQFLSTYFNRREDEYGGALENRLRLVVEVVRAVREAVGENFTVGIRLSQGTVTDPDYQLPEGAAGFRQIVEAVRDAGADFVHTTDGDVNRKHFVEGDESLASVAASVEGINLILNGSIDETNCQDVANQFPHTLLAVGKKALANPDFVQRLKDGKEIADIDFAMLQPKATITNELAWRKQNAA